One Littorina saxatilis isolate snail1 linkage group LG1, US_GU_Lsax_2.0, whole genome shotgun sequence genomic window carries:
- the LOC138966271 gene encoding uncharacterized protein isoform X1, protein MVLRSTRLLSVLSNQDIVTCFNSMFLCWWIVWISVFPEYLEIIFRNMPPRRAASRRVAEVTRAAAGRPRASNQTASQRQPGGFESATAGGEESATALAAVLAELRRLGERQETCQVAIVSLQKDNQRLQEAVSGDREAIASTSGSMTTGTSNSTLSGSVANLVNTITGTEYGEPSRGLILVE, encoded by the exons ATGGTTCTTCGATCAACACGATTGTTGAGTGTTCTGTCAAATCAAGATATCGTGACATGTTTCAAcagtatgtttctgtgttggtGGATAGTATGGATCAGTGTTTTTCCAGAGTACTTGGAAATAATTTTCAG GAATATGCCTCCCAGGAGGGCAGCGTCAAGGCGGGTAGCCGAAGTGACCCGAGCCGCTGCAGGTCGGCCGAGGGCCAGCAACCAGACAGCCTCGCAGCGACAACCCGGTGGGTTTGAGTCAGCCACAGCAGGAGGGGAAGAAAGCGCCACTGCTTTGGCCGCGGTATTGGCAGAACTACGCAGGCTGGGGGAGCGGCAAGAGACCTGCCAAGTGGCCATTGTCTCGCTCCAGAAAGACAACCAACGTCTGCAAGAAGCTGTTTCGGGTGATCGTGAGGCCATCGCCTCAACATCGGGATCGATGACAACCGGTACCAGCAATTCTACCCTGTCTGGCTCGGTTGCCAACCTGGTCAACACAATCACAG
- the LOC138966271 gene encoding uncharacterized protein isoform X2 — MYDMQSDNLVEILLPVTPLDQTRHCDVNLLQSGNEPEEVLRRNMPPRRAASRRVAEVTRAAAGRPRASNQTASQRQPGGFESATAGGEESATALAAVLAELRRLGERQETCQVAIVSLQKDNQRLQEAVSGDREAIASTSGSMTTGTSNSTLSGSVANLVNTITGTEYGEPSRGLILVE; from the exons atgtaCGACATGCAAAGCGACAATCTCGTGGAGATACTACTTCCGGTGACGCCACTGGATCAGACCCGCCATTGCGACGTCAATTTGTTGCAGTCTGGTAATGAGCCAGAAGAAGTTTTAAGAAG GAATATGCCTCCCAGGAGGGCAGCGTCAAGGCGGGTAGCCGAAGTGACCCGAGCCGCTGCAGGTCGGCCGAGGGCCAGCAACCAGACAGCCTCGCAGCGACAACCCGGTGGGTTTGAGTCAGCCACAGCAGGAGGGGAAGAAAGCGCCACTGCTTTGGCCGCGGTATTGGCAGAACTACGCAGGCTGGGGGAGCGGCAAGAGACCTGCCAAGTGGCCATTGTCTCGCTCCAGAAAGACAACCAACGTCTGCAAGAAGCTGTTTCGGGTGATCGTGAGGCCATCGCCTCAACATCGGGATCGATGACAACCGGTACCAGCAATTCTACCCTGTCTGGCTCGGTTGCCAACCTGGTCAACACAATCACAG
- the LOC138966289 gene encoding ADP-ribosylation factor-like protein 2-binding protein: protein MADNMEGDHTDLMDFEHENFGEEEDLATGCSNADSGFDAVIGHIEDIIMEDDFQRLQNNFQEKYYQEFEDTEENKFIYTDIHREYVELVEKFLSEEISKRIPDFSMEEFLRALETKEGDCELDGEIFDLLRTFSDFLKFKEFMLDYREEKEGRTIDLSDGIMVTPVHNGDLLMEGAGLSLMGHGFGKH from the exons ATGGCTGACAACATGG AAGGAGACCATACAGATCTGATGGATTTCGAACATGAAAATTTTggtgaagaagaagatttgGCAACAGGATG TTCAAATGCAGATTCTGGGTTTGATGCTGTAATAGGACACATTGAGGACATAATTATGG aggaTGACTTTCAACGGTTACAGAACAACTTTCAAGAAAAATACTACCAAGAGTTTGAGGACACAGAGGAAAACAAATTCATCTACACAGACATTCACAGGGAATAT GTTGAGTTAGTGGAAAAGTTCCTGTCAGAGGAGATCTCAAAAAGAATACCTGACTTTTCGATGGAGGAGTTTTTACGAGCACTTGA GACCAAAGAGGGTGACTGTGAACTAGATGGAGAAATCTTTGATCTTCTTCGGACATTTTCTGACTTCTTGAAATTCAAAGAGTTTATGTTAGACTATCGAGAG GAGAAGGAAGGCCGAACAATAGACCTCAGCGACGGAATCATGGTGACACCAGTTCACAATGGCGACTTGCTGATGGAAGGAGCAGGCTTGTCACTAATGGGTCATGGTTTTGGCAAACACTGA